The Osmerus eperlanus chromosome 7, fOsmEpe2.1, whole genome shotgun sequence genome includes a region encoding these proteins:
- the ino80c gene encoding INO80 complex subunit C, with the protein MASQHTVPTVSRAGAVTATTTPAARAQSVVAASPVTFRGKKRPTSPATSPATQASGNNSKKRKAPHVTTPAQAQIVAMEAQSEGKAPSAVDVTVPTTTEPVTIPLTFKDPNFTHSGIGGAAAGKKNRTWKNLKQILAVERTLPWNMNDPNYYSIDAPPSFKPAKKYSDISGLPANYTDPQTKLRFTSSEEFSYIRLLPTDVVTGYLALRKATCVVP; encoded by the exons ATGGCTTCGCAGCACACTGTTCCTACAGTGAGCAGAGCCGGGGCAGTAACTGCAACGACCACACCAGCAGCTCGAGCCCAGAGTGTGGTTGCTGCTAGTCCCGTAACGTTCCGAGGGAAGAAACGGCCAACCAGTCCTGCAACCTCCCCAGCAACGCAGGCCAGTGGcaacaacagcaaaaaaagaaaagcaccACATGTTACAACTCCAGCACAAGCACAG ATTGTAGCAATGGAGGCACAATCCGAGGGGAAAGCACCGAGTGCGGTAGACGTGACTGTACCGACCACCACGGAGCCCGTTACCATTCCCCTAACTTTTAAAGATCCCAATTTTACG CATTCAGGGATTGGCGGTGCAGCAGCAGGGAAAAAGAACCGAACATGGAAAAATCTAAAACAAATCCTGGCTGTGGAACGGACGTTACCCTGGAATATGAATGATCCCAACT ACTACAGCATTGATGCTCCTCCTTCCTTCAAACCAGCCAAGAAATACTCAGACATCTCTGGACTCCCT GCTAACTACACAGACCCTCAGACCAAGCTGCGGTTCACATCCTCTGAGGAGTTCTCCTACATCCGCCTGCTCCCTACTGACGTGGTCACTGGCTACCTGGCGCTCCGAAAGGCCACCTGCGTTGTGCCCTGA